The sequence below is a genomic window from Cicer arietinum cultivar CDC Frontier isolate Library 1 chromosome 6, Cicar.CDCFrontier_v2.0, whole genome shotgun sequence.
TCTATTAAACTTCAATGACCCTAATCCCTAAATGAGATCAACTCTTTTTTcaataatctaaaataaatatgtttttttatgagAGTCAGGATGCTTCGATGACCCTAAATGAAATTACATTATGAACTCTTCATAATTTGATGGTTGGATGACGCCTTAaatgaaatttacattataaGTTTTTATTCATAAGAAATTAAGCGTCCAAGACCCTAAATAAAATTGCATTATAACCTCTTTATTCATAATGTGAAGGCTGTGTGATGAATTAAATGCAATTTCAGCcatgaatttttattcataaggtATCTATTGGACTTCAATGACCCTAGTCCCTAAATGAGATGAACTCTTTTTTcaataatctaaaataaatatgttttttgtgaTAGTCGGGATGCTTCGATGATCCTAAATGAAATTACATTATGAATTATTCATAATTTGATAGTTGGATGATGCCTTAAATGCAATTTacattatgaatttttattcataagaaATTAAGGCATTTAAGGCATCATTTAGGATAATTCATAATGTAATTTCATTTAGGGGGTATATTACGAATTGAATGCATAATGCGATATCTTTTCTCCTTATCTCAAAAGGGGGTATATATGATTCTAATAATCCCAAGTTGGATTGCAATATAAGTATACTGATATATGAATTTTGTGAGGGGTTAGATATTGGGAAGatcctaaatttaattttatgaggAGCTATCTTTCAAAATCTAAGGCCAGACATTCATAATGTACAAAATGATTTTAGTGAGCTTTGATGACTCCTCAAAtgagatgttttttttcttcataatatgAAAAAGGAGGTGGTATCTATGAACCTAATAATCCAAAGTTGGACCACAAGATGATGTTTATTGAGTTTTGATTACTCTAGTCCctaaattatatgatttttttcttaaatattaaaAGGAAGTTGTATATTTTGAACCTTAATAGCCTAAAGTTGCAGCATAAGATGGATATACTATACTTTTCAGTTTTcattatgaattatttattcataatgTGAAAGATGGTGTCTATTGAGCTTCAATTACCTTAGTTCCCATGCGGTATGAAGTGACCTTGGAAATGCAATATTATGAAGTGTATGCCTGTCTTGGATTAGCCTACTACTTGTGTCGATCTGCTTGCATGATAAAGATCAACGATGGTTTCACTATTGATCTTTATAGTTAAGCACAAGGATTTGAAATCATATGATTACACTATTTTGTTGTCAAATGGTGCTGAAAATCTTGCAATCTGGAGGTATTCTCATCATTCTCATTTCTTAATTTCGTTGGAGGTATTTGGTCTTCTATTGCAATTTTAGTGTGTGTAAATATTATTCTCTATTGTTGCATGCATTAAAGATTTGAAGTTAAGACATCCAAGACTTGTTTGtagtattattttaatcaatttatcacatTATAAGATGTATACTTGTTGTATGTGATGAACAAGAAAATGGAACCAAGTCCaacttgaaacaaaaacaatgaAACTTCAGGTGTAGAATCTCGTGTAGTGATGTATTGAATTTGTACAGAATTTGCTGCTACAAAGTCACATAGTGCTGGTCTGTCAATTTTAGCGGGCTTAATAATAGTTTGGCTTTAGATTCCATTAGAATAAGTCACGACAATGATATACAATGAAGAGTAATGGGAAAACTAAAGTTTGATGGTTACATTCATGTAGTGTGTTTCTTGAAGATGGCCATAGTAACATTTTTATTAGGGGGTACATATGAGCCTTATAGCCCCAAGTTCCATTGCAAGATGGATATATTCTGTTCCATAGTTTTGTAAGGGATGAGATGTTTCAATGACCCTAAAGGAAATTACATTATGAACTCTCTATTCATAATGTGAAAGTGGATGAAGGCCTTGAATTCaattttgaatataaatttttattgacaaTGTAAGGGGTGATTGTGTTTTTATGACCCTGAATACAATTTTGGAGTATGCAAATCCTTTAAGGTTGTTACTGTAAGATAAAATCCTTTTTCATAATCTGAAAAGTGGgtgttatattttataatttatgacCCCGAATTCGACTCCAAGATGATATACTTTGTTCCATGCAAAGATGGAATGTCTTGATGACCCCAAAGTAAACTACGGTATGACCTCTTTATTCATAATGTGAAAGTTGGATGATGCCctaaatgcaattttttaacATGAATTTGTATTAATAATGTACAGGATGGTACCTATTAGTGGAGGTGGCATAATAAACATGATAATGGCTTTTAAGCTTTTTAAAATTCTCATTTAAGAATTTGTAATGGTAAGCATTTTTTCCTCAATCTGGATAACATGGATCTTGATTGAAGATGCTGAAAATAAAGGTTACATTTACACCTAGATGGAAGGTTAGTTAAGTTACATTACATATCTAGTGTTTCTTCATGGGGTCGTGAAGGTATTAGGTCTATATAGTAGTAAAGTCATGCACTTCTATGCATGACTTTCATATGGAAAATTGTGTTATTCAAATTTCATTACTACATGCATATGTGGCTTTATTGCTTTTTTCCACTATGGGAATCACTCGTCATAGTAATGCACATGTCACTACTAGAATTTTGAATAACTACATGGCCATCTACTTATAATTTAAAGTAATAATCTTCTCATTTCATTGTCATATTCTTTGCTTCAGTATTTAATTCCATTCTTTGATGATTTGTGTTGTGTTTCAATTTGTCTGCTTtgttattaatgtttttattccATAACAATTCGTTGTTTGAATTGAAAGCTATTCAGCCAACATTTAATCCATTCTTTGCAGCTACATATATATCAGTTGTGTCTAATTTTCTGCTCATTTATATGTGCATGATTGTATGCAGAAAAGTTCCTCCTTTTTCCTCCATAGCAGAATCAATTTGTGTAGGAATTATGAAATTGAATATCTATCACAATCCAGCAACACGTGTACCAACTAAGGAAGCATTCAAATTATCTCTTCAAAGGTGGTATCACACATTATCTTCCATCCACCTGCACCATTCATTTTCCCATTCAACTATATACTTTTGGTTTAGAGAAGTACTCACCTATTACAACCAGCATGAGGATTGTACTGAAACCATTGGTTGGTTGATATCTATAGTTTTACTTAAACATTTTGGTTTGATGTAAAACTTGTCAATGTATGTTTACTTGTTGGTGTTGGAGAACAGGACTTGAATCTAAGGTGAATCATCTGACATATTATTGCAGATGTGCATCATAGTACCTTCTTTATGAAAAGATCTCAAGGATACATGGAAGGTACATACCTTCTTTATTAAATCACATACAATATGTGCCATTACCAAGGACCAACTCTTGTAAAATCTTAAGTTGTTCCTAGCTATTACATCACATACAatatcttcattgcaaaagaccAACACGCACCTTATTATTTTCCTTTCTATAGTTTTACAATATCTATAGTTTTACTTAAACATTTTGGTTTGATGTAAAACTTGTCAATGTATGTTTACCTGTTGGTGTTGGAGAACAGGACTTGAATCTAAGGTGAATCATCTGACATATTATTGCAGATGTGCATCATAGTACCTTCTTTATGAAAAGATCTCAAGGATACATGGAAGGTACATACCTTCTTTATTAAATCACATACAATATGTGCCATTACCAAGGACCAACTCTTGTAAAATCTTAAGTTGTTCCTAGCTATTACATCACATACAatatcttcattgcaaaagaccAACATGCACCTTATTATTTGCCTTTCTACTCATTGCTTTCCTATTGGTCACCTTGTTCAAAAAGGGAATCAACTGAAACAAGGGGAGGATGGTAAATAAGTACCTTTCCCATACAATACAATCCCACCATTTAATAAGTTACATGGTTCTCAATTAATGCGCCTCTCCAcaaaatttgtatttcatgACACAATTTTAATGAGTGGCAGAAGATATTATTGCTTATTGGTCTGCCTTTATGTTTTTAGTTGCTAATTTGTTGTCATGTTATTTGCAGATATTGAAAGTTCAATTGTTGTGCCGAGACATGATACCTTCCCGAAGTATCCTTATTTCTAGAATAGTATGTTTgtataattttcttcttcttatgaAGTTCCCATGATATCCTTTGATATGTGCTTTTGTAATGGATTTTCATCTTTTCatattaaaaaggagaaaaagaTCGATAGGTAAAGGGTGTATATGGCTCACTTGTTTAAGTTTTGCTTTGGGATCATTTGTCTAGAATGAGcaaaaatgagagagacatacGGTGAAATtgtgtgtctgaactacacaacaGTGTCatttttatataggctcaaagcaataaatgcaaaaataaatataagagatATTATCTCTTTTTTCATGATATGATAAGATATACAATAAATTCAAagattctaaatatattttcaaaactcTCCCTCAAACTGGACTGTATAAATCATATGTATCAaatttgttacatatataaccgATTGAGGACCTCTCTGAGACTTACTAGAGACATTTGCCAATTGATCATTGGAATTAACAAAGCTAGTGGTGTTGTCGCCTGATTTGATTTTCTCTTTTACAAAAtgacaatctatctcaatatgtttggtcTTAGCATGAAAAATCAGAGCAATGCTGCTTTATTATTGCATATTAATGTTATTTGTGTTGCCttttcaaattgaagttctttgAGTAATTGTTTCAATCAAATGAGCTCATAAGTCACTAATGCCATAATCCTGTGTTTAGCTTCAACGCTAGATCTTGTaactacactttgtttcttactcttccaagataatAAGTTTTCTCAAACAAGTATGCAATACCTAGAAGTGGATAGCCTATCAATGAGTGAGCCTGCCCAATTGGTATATGAATAACCAACTAACTAAgtatgtcattttttttcttcataaattaTACCTTTTTATGGAGcctctttaatttattttaagattcgTATCACAACATCCTAATGTTGTTGGCAAGGAGAGTTTAAATGTTGACATACCAAACTGTTTGCAAAAGAAATATTTAGATGGATGATTGTGAGGTAGTTTAATTTActaaccaatcttttgtatctccTCGAATTTGAAAATGGCTTTCGTTGATTAGGTAAAAGTTTGAAATCTAGATCCATGGGAGTATCAATTGACTTGACATTCAATAAACATGTATCTTCAAGAATATCCGTGACATATTTCctttgtgaaattactaagTCGTCCTTAGATTGAACTACCTCAATACTCAAGAAGTAGCAGAATTTGCCaagatctttagtttgaaactgaTAAGATACCACCTTACTTTGATCGTACAGACTACTATTTCTGGAAGAGTAAGATGCAGTTGTTCCTAAAATCACAAGACACACGCATGTGgtgcatcattacagatgggaACTTCATACCAAGAATTGACCAAAACGACTCAAGATTTTctgaaaaaaaagaaacatattggacaacaaaagacaaaattaaggtacttctaaactctaaagcttaattatttttatcatgtgccTTAAGTaaggaagaaagtgaaagagtcgATGAATGTGATACGACAAAAAGGGTATAAGACAcactacaaactcatcatgaagggaCAAATCATGTCATAGAGACAAGAATTGATATCTTCATACAAAAGTTTGAACTTTTTGAAATGAAcgaaggagaaactattgatgaaatgtatttAAGATTTACAACtatagtaaatgaaatgtgtTATCTAGGCAAAACATACTTAGTACAAGacagagtaagaaaaatcatgagatgCTTTCCAATCATATGAGACCAACAATGACAACCATAGGTCAAGTTAAGAATCTTGAGATACCCGGATTAGAAGAACTCATTGGAACCTTATGAACACATGAAATGCTACTGCAAGAGGACAAACCAACAAATAAAGGTAAAATAATAGCCATCAAAGCATCTCAAAATCCTCAAGAAAACATACCCTAAAAACCAGATGAAAGAGAAGACTTAGAAgaaattggacaaaaagatgttAATGAAGAAATAGTTATGCTTACAAGAAAAATCCAAAGCATGATGAGGAGAAGATATCAAATCAAGAAAAGCTttccaaataaaaaagtaaattttaaagCAGAAGTAGATAAAAGTCAGATTACATGTTTTGGGTGCAACAAACTAGAACAttacaaaactgaatgtccCTTAAATAAATGGGCACAAAAAAGATTCCCATTCAAGAAAAAATCCATGATGGTTACTAGcgatgattatgatgaatcagaaacagaAGAGACTGAAGAGGCCAACATATGTTTAATGGCAAACTAAGAAGACAATGAGGTGATAAATTCTGAACTATGTTCTTTATGCgaacaaatgaaaaaagagTTTGGTAACCTGATAAACGATTCAAATTTTCTTGttaaaaaatgtagttctttaaaagaacaagtttacaaagaaaaaagagaaagctcAAGCTATGATTGATGAACTAAAAAGTATCATTCAAAGTGTCAAGAAttagagtaaaaatatatttcttgaatgaattatattggtaatacatcagatatatatatatatatatatatatataNNNNNNNNNNNNNNNNNNNNNNNNNNNNNNNNNNNNNNNNNNNNNNNNNNNNNNNNNNNNNNNNNNNNNNNNNNNNNNNNNNNNNNNNNNNNNNNNNNNNNNNNNNNNNNNNNNNNNNNNNNNNNNNNNNNNNNNNNNNNNNNNNNNNNNNNNNNNNNNNNNNNNNNNNNNNNNNNNNNNNNNNNNNNNNNNNNNNNNNNNNNNNNNNNNNNNNNNNNNNNNNNNNNNNNNNNNNNNNNNNNNNNNNNNNNNNNNNNNNNNNNNNNNNNNNNNNNNNNNNNNAAACAGATTttgacactccccctcaagctggtgaATAGATGTTCTCCATTCCCAGCTTGGAtacaattttttcaaagttgCTGCTGTTTAGCCCTTTAGTTAGAAGATCTGCAAGGTTGTCTTGGGATGAGACATATGGAGTGCAAATTAGGCCACTGTCGagtttttctttgatgaaatgtctatcgacttcaatatgcttggttctaTCATGTTGCACTGGATTATGTGCTATGCTAATAGCAGATTTATTATCACAATAGAGTTTCATTGGTTTATCCCACTTTATCTTCAGGTCCTCCAAAATGATCTTCAACCACAGTAATTCACATATTCCTTGTGCCATTGCCCTAAATTCTGCTTCAGCACTGGATCTGGAtaccacactttgtttcttactcttccaagtcACAAGATTCCCACATAGAAAAGTGCAATATCCTGTGGTTGATCTCCTATCTATAATTGACCCTGCATAGTCAGCATCAGTATATGCTTCAAGACTCACATTTCCATTTCGTTTGAACAAAATTCCTCTTCCTGGGGTCCCTTTCAAATATTGCACGATTCTGAGTGCAGCTTGCAAGTGTACCTCCTTTGGTTGATGCATGAATTGACTGACTAGGCTTACAACAAATGCAATATCAGGTCTAGTATGTGACAGATATATGAGTCTTCCAACTAATCTTTGGTACATTTCTTTGTCAACTGCAATGTCTTCTTCTGCATTTCCCAAATGTAAATTTGGATCGATTGGTGTACTAGCTGGCTTGCATGCTGTCTTGCCTGTTTCCTGCAGAAGATctgtaatataattttgttggGATATAAAAATCCCTTTCATAGAGTGAGCCACTTCAATTCCCAAGAAATACTTCAATTTTCCCAAGGTTTTAATCTCAAATTCTTTGGCTAGGTGTTGTCCTAACAATTGTTGCTCCTTTTCATCATCACCGGTCACTATAATGTCGTCCACATATACCAATAACACTGTTACTCCCCCTGACTCAGAGTGTTTGATAAAAAGGGTATGATCTCATTAGCTTTGTTTGAAGCCTAGACCTACCATGACTCTAGCAAACCTCCCAAACCACGCTCGTGGTGATTGTTTAAGCCCATATAAAGCCTTCTTTAGCTTACAAACGGTTTTGGCAGCAATATGCTCACTATATCCAGGGGGTAAGTCCATATAAATCTCTTCTTCTAGATCTCCATGGAGGAATTCATTTTTTACGTCAAATTGGTGCAAGTTCCAACTGTAATTAGCTGCTAAAGATAATATCACTTGGACGGTGTTCATTTTTGCaaccggagcaaatgtttccaAGTAATCCACTCCATATGTTTGAGTAAATCCTTTAGCTAACAACCTTGCCTTGTACCTCTCAATAGACCCATCAGCCTTGTACTTTATATTGTATACCCACTTGCATCCTACAGGTTTCTTTCCATTTGGTAGAGGGACAAAATCCCAAGTaccattcttgtccaattccaTTTCCAAATTCATGGCTTGTTTCCATTTCATGTCAGACAATGCTTCCGATAGAGAGGTAGGTAAAGTGATAGTGTTCAGGCTTGTGAGGAAGGCTTTATGGGTAGGTGAGAATTGTTCAAAGCATAAGTAGTTGGATAGAGGGTAGAGTGGCTTGTTGGTACATGTCCTAGTATTCTTCCTAAGGGCAATTGGGATATGGAGGTCATCATAAGTTGGTGGTGTGTCAGATTCTGATTCTAGTGCATGGGAAGATTCATAAATTGGATCACTAGAATTTGAAGCATCAAGAGACGTTACCTCGTGTAAAGTCGGATTGGACTCTTGGATGTGAATAGATTCAGGAATGACCTTTGTTCTTCTTGTATATACTAGATTCTTCTCATATCTAACATTAGCGCCATCATTACCATCTTTCTCAGAATCAATTTCAATCTCAATTTATGGTTCAAGAGTTAATTCAAGAAGTAGAAGAGACTCATCTTCCTTATTTGTATTCTCCCTCTGAAGATGAGTTTGACCAAAGTAACTTTCTTGTTTATGGAAGGTGACATCACGAGAGACGAATAATTTTTGCGATGGTGGATGATAGCATTTGTAGCCCTTTTGGATGGAAGAGTACCCGATAAAGATACATTTTAAGGCTCTAGGATCAAGTTTCCCTCTATTATCACCATGGATATGGACAAACGATGCACACCCAAATATTCTAGGAGTAAGATTACTGGAGGTCGACACATTAGGGTAGAATGAGGACAGGGCCTCCATAGGAGTTTTGAAGGCAAGGACACTAGAAGGTAAACGATTTATGAGGTACGAAGCAGTTAACACCGCTTCTCCCCAAAAAAATTTAGGAACCTTAGTTTGAAATAACATAGCTCGAGTTTGATCTAACACGTGGCTATTTTTCCTTTcagcaattccattttgttggggtgttttAACACATGAGGACTCATGAATAATGCCCTCTTTTTGACAGAAATAATTAAGACCATGGTTAAAGTAATCTTTAGCATTATCAGACCTAATCCTCTTAATACTTActccaaattgattttttatcaCGGAGAAGAACTGTAGAAACATAGACGTGACttcagatttttgttttaataaatacaCCCAAGTAACCCGAGTACAATCATCAATAAAGGTTACAAACCAACGTACACCTGATATATTTTGAACACACCTCACAGTGAAGACTCTCTACAtctaatttcttaaaaaaaagaaggaaatatTTGCTTAATAACTCGAAATGAAGGGTGACCAAGGCGACAATGGTACAAAAGAACCTTATCCCTAATGGTTTTTATTGATTCTGAAAAAAAGGAGTTATTGTTGTTGAATAACTTCAAAGCGGAATCTTGGTTATCCAAACAATAAAGGCCATTCCATTCTCTAGCATGTCCAATCGTCCTCCCCGAATGCTTGTCCTGAAAAACACAAAAGTTGTTATAGAAGATAACATTACATGATAGGTCTTTTGTAAGTTTTTGAATGGAAATAAGGCTAGTGGACAATTTAAGGATATGGAGGACATTTCGTAGAGTTATGGTTGGATTTATTTGGACATCTCCTTGATCTGTTGCAGTTATAAGGGTATCATCTGCTattgatattttcttgttgCTAGGGCAAGGTGAATAAGTAGAGAAATGTGTGGGTAAGGGTGTCACGTCGTCTGTGGCTCCAGAATCCAGTATCCAATATTGGTTAAAGGGTATATTTGAAGCATTAAGTCCAAAAGAAAATGGAAACGTACCTGAATGTGCCAAAGAGCAAGTACCTGTGGGTTTCTCCAAACTAGTGAGTAAAGATCTCAACTTTTCTACCTCATCTTGGTTCAGTTGCGTCATACCTTCTCGACTTTCTTCACTAGTACCTGTAGCTATGTGTGCTTGACCTCCCTTTTTCCCCACTCCTTGTCTCGGTTTTGAGAGCCCAACT
It includes:
- the LOC101507840 gene encoding uncharacterized protein isoform X2, whose translation is MVSLLIFIVKHKDLKSYDYTILLSNGAENLAIWRKVPPFSSIAESICVGIMKLNIYHNPATRVPTKEAFKLSLQRWYHTLSSIHLHHSFSHSTIYFWFREVLTYYNQHEDCTETIDVHHSTFFMKRSQGYMEDVHHSTFFMKRSQGYMEDIESSIVVPRHDTFPKYPYF
- the LOC101507840 gene encoding uncharacterized protein isoform X1 encodes the protein MFLFHNNSLFELKAIQPTFNPFFAATYISVVSNFLLIYMCMIVCRKVPPFSSIAESICVGIMKLNIYHNPATRVPTKEAFKLSLQRWYHTLSSIHLHHSFSHSTIYFWFREVLTYYNQHEDCTETIDVHHSTFFMKRSQGYMEDVHHSTFFMKRSQGYMEDIESSIVVPRHDTFPKYPYF